From a single Collimonas pratensis genomic region:
- the folD gene encoding bifunctional methylenetetrahydrofolate dehydrogenase/methenyltetrahydrofolate cyclohydrolase FolD, with product MPAQLIDGNLLSQQLRADVAKRAAALTAQGKQPGLAVILVGDSQASQVYVRNKVKACEDNGLYSVLEKYDADLTEAALLARIDALNADPKINGILVQLPLPAHIDAHKVIEAIAPEKDVDGFHISNAGLLMTGQPLFRPCTPYGVMKMLESVDFPVRGAHAVIVGASNIVGKPQAMLLLQAGATVTICNSKTRDLGLHTRMADILVVATGKRNIVTADMVKPGAAVIDVGMNRDDNGKLCGDVDFANAKEVAGYITPVPGGVGPMTITMLLVNTIEAAERM from the coding sequence ATGCCAGCCCAACTGATCGACGGAAATCTCCTCTCCCAACAACTGCGCGCCGATGTCGCCAAGCGCGCCGCCGCACTGACGGCCCAGGGCAAGCAGCCCGGGCTGGCGGTGATCCTGGTCGGCGACAGCCAGGCCTCGCAAGTGTATGTGCGCAACAAGGTCAAGGCTTGCGAAGACAACGGTCTGTACTCAGTGTTGGAAAAATATGACGCCGACCTGACGGAAGCGGCGCTGCTGGCGCGCATCGATGCCTTGAACGCGGATCCGAAGATCAACGGCATCCTGGTGCAGCTGCCGCTGCCGGCGCATATCGACGCCCACAAAGTGATCGAAGCCATCGCCCCGGAGAAGGATGTCGACGGCTTCCATATCAGTAACGCCGGTCTGCTGATGACCGGCCAGCCGCTGTTCCGCCCTTGCACGCCGTATGGCGTGATGAAAATGCTGGAATCGGTGGATTTCCCGGTGCGCGGCGCCCATGCGGTGATCGTCGGCGCCTCCAACATCGTCGGCAAGCCGCAAGCCATGCTGCTGTTGCAAGCCGGCGCCACCGTCACCATCTGTAACTCCAAGACGCGCGACCTCGGCCTGCACACACGTATGGCCGACATCCTGGTGGTGGCTACCGGCAAGCGCAATATCGTCACCGCCGACATGGTCAAGCCGGGCGCCGCCGTCATCGACGTCGGCATGAACCGCGACGACAACGGCAAGCTGTGCGGCGATGTCGACTTCGCCAACGCCAAGGAAGTCGCCGGCTACATCACCCCGGTGCCAGGCGGCGTCGGGCCGATGACCATCACCATGTTGCTCGTCAATACCATCGAAGCCGCAGAAAGAATGTAA
- the gshA gene encoding glutamate--cysteine ligase: MTDHYTRRLALLGQEQHRGLLGQGLRGIERETLRVDGDGRLALTPHPRALGSALTQPQITTDYSESLLEFITPAEHDIATALAELDTIHRFVYSKLGDELLWSQSMPAHLPAEEQIPIAWYGSSHMGTLKHVYRRGLALRYGKRMQCIAGIHYNYSLADGVWQTLQQAEGANGTAMHFQSESYIALVRNFRRYSWLLMYLFGASPALSKCFLDGRDHRLDELDKDTLYLPYATSLRMSDLGYTSEAQARLTPQFNSLDSYIKSLARAVSQPYPPYAEIGTHRNGEWVQINTNILQIENEYYSTIRPKRVINSGERPIQALSARGVQYIEVRCMDIDPFEPMGINLETSRFLDAFLLFCALDDSPLTSDEESLENTENFARAVKEGRRPGLQLRRDGNPVGLQTWGKELLERISAAADLLDAQRSDGAHAASLAKQSLKLDQVELTPSAQVLAILRDNKESFGSFALRLSKEHAAYFLANPPSPEERNYFETLAATSLSEQESLERSQTGDFDTFVAAYRASTLGNMSV; the protein is encoded by the coding sequence TTGACCGATCATTACACTCGCCGGCTGGCGCTGCTAGGGCAAGAGCAGCACCGCGGCCTGCTGGGCCAGGGCTTGCGCGGCATCGAAAGAGAAACCTTGCGCGTCGACGGCGACGGCCGTCTGGCGCTGACGCCGCATCCGCGCGCGCTCGGCTCGGCGCTGACGCAGCCGCAGATCACCACCGATTATTCGGAATCGCTGCTGGAGTTCATTACCCCGGCCGAGCATGATATTGCGACGGCGCTGGCTGAGCTCGACACGATCCACCGTTTCGTCTACAGCAAGCTGGGCGACGAGCTGCTGTGGAGCCAGTCGATGCCGGCCCACCTGCCGGCGGAAGAGCAGATTCCTATTGCCTGGTACGGCAGCTCGCACATGGGGACCTTGAAGCACGTCTACCGGCGCGGCCTGGCGCTGCGCTACGGCAAGCGCATGCAATGCATCGCCGGCATTCATTACAATTACTCGCTGGCGGACGGCGTGTGGCAAACCTTGCAACAAGCCGAAGGCGCCAACGGCACGGCCATGCACTTTCAATCGGAAAGCTATATCGCGCTGGTGCGCAATTTCCGCCGCTACAGCTGGCTGCTGATGTACCTGTTCGGCGCCTCGCCGGCACTATCCAAGTGTTTCCTGGACGGCCGCGACCACCGCCTGGACGAGCTGGATAAAGACACGCTCTACCTGCCATACGCCACCAGCCTGCGCATGAGCGACCTCGGCTACACCAGCGAAGCGCAGGCGCGCCTGACGCCGCAGTTCAACAGTCTCGACAGCTATATCAAGAGCCTGGCGCGCGCGGTCAGCCAGCCTTATCCGCCGTATGCGGAGATCGGCACGCATCGCAACGGCGAATGGGTGCAGATCAACACCAACATCCTGCAAATCGAAAACGAGTACTACTCGACCATCCGGCCGAAACGCGTGATCAATTCCGGCGAACGGCCGATTCAGGCGCTGTCGGCGCGCGGCGTGCAATATATAGAAGTGCGCTGCATGGACATCGACCCCTTCGAGCCGATGGGCATCAACCTGGAAACCTCGCGCTTCCTGGATGCCTTCCTGCTATTTTGCGCGCTCGACGACAGCCCGCTGACCAGTGATGAAGAAAGCCTGGAAAACACCGAGAACTTCGCCCGTGCGGTGAAGGAAGGGCGGCGTCCCGGCCTGCAACTGCGGCGCGACGGCAATCCAGTCGGCTTGCAAACCTGGGGTAAGGAGCTGCTGGAGCGGATTAGCGCGGCGGCCGATTTGCTCGATGCCCAGCGCAGCGACGGCGCTCACGCGGCATCGCTGGCCAAGCAAAGCCTCAAGCTGGATCAGGTCGAACTGACGCCTTCGGCGCAGGTGCTGGCGATTTTGCGCGATAACAAGGAATCGTTCGGCAGCTTTGCCCTGCGCCTGAGCAAAGAGCATGCGGCGTATTTCCTGGCGAATCCTCCCAGCCCGGAAGAACGTAACTATTTCGAAACGCTGGCGGCGACATCCTTGTCTGAACAGGAAAGCCTGGAGCGCAGCCAGACCGGCGACTTTGATACCTTTGTTGCCGCTTATCGGGCCAGCACGCTGGGTAACATGAGCGTTTAG
- a CDS encoding ArsR/SmtB family transcription factor, with product MHAEPTAVLKILSDPTRRAIFERLSRDGEMTVRALTDPSGVSQPAISKHLGALKLAGLVRGRRDGRETYYSAEPKALAPLIDWIDFYSTFWNSRFDRLETLLKRMDQ from the coding sequence ATGCACGCAGAACCGACAGCTGTTCTAAAAATCCTGTCCGATCCGACCCGGCGCGCAATTTTCGAGCGCTTGAGCAGAGATGGCGAAATGACGGTGCGCGCCTTGACCGATCCGTCTGGCGTATCGCAGCCCGCCATTTCGAAGCACCTCGGCGCGCTCAAGCTGGCCGGCCTGGTGCGCGGCCGGCGTGACGGACGGGAAACGTATTACAGCGCCGAACCGAAAGCGCTGGCGCCACTGATTGACTGGATCGATTTTTATTCGACCTTCTGGAATAGCCGATTTGACCGTTTGGAAACCCTATTGAAAAGGATGGATCAATGA
- a CDS encoding SRPBCC family protein, protein MMQATDTKTLIVEREMPHPLGKVWRALTQSPLIEEWLMENDFKPVVGHRFDLRAEWGVVECQVLVVEPNEALSYTWEAMGLKSVVSWTLTPTSGGTHLRMEQSGFRPDQQQAYAGAKYGWQKFFTDLERVVGDLA, encoded by the coding sequence ATGATGCAAGCCACAGATACCAAAACGCTGATTGTAGAGAGAGAAATGCCGCACCCTCTGGGAAAAGTCTGGCGTGCGCTGACGCAGAGTCCGCTGATCGAAGAATGGCTGATGGAGAATGACTTCAAGCCGGTCGTCGGCCACCGTTTCGATCTGCGCGCCGAGTGGGGCGTGGTCGAGTGCCAGGTGCTTGTGGTCGAACCGAACGAAGCGCTGTCTTACACGTGGGAAGCCATGGGTCTCAAGAGCGTCGTCAGTTGGACTCTCACTCCGACCAGCGGCGGCACCCACCTGCGCATGGAGCAATCGGGCTTCCGGCCAGACCAGCAGCAAGCCTACGCGGGCGCCAAGTACGGCTGGCAGAAATTTTTCACAGATCTGGAGCGCGTGGTGGGAGACCTGGCGTGA
- a CDS encoding DUF1801 domain-containing protein codes for MKKMDASLGLPASDLISAKIAGLGDWRGETLGRMRKLVKEADPDVIEEMKWGDTPVWSHDGIICTGESYKKVVKLTFAKGASLKDPAPLFNSSLDGNVRRAIDIHEGEEIDESAFKALVRQAIALNSAGKANPSKKAKS; via the coding sequence ATGAAAAAAATGGACGCAAGCTTAGGTTTGCCGGCATCGGATCTCATCTCTGCAAAAATAGCCGGACTCGGAGACTGGCGCGGGGAAACGCTAGGCAGAATGCGCAAACTCGTGAAGGAAGCAGACCCGGACGTCATCGAAGAGATGAAGTGGGGCGATACGCCGGTCTGGTCGCACGACGGCATCATCTGCACGGGTGAATCCTACAAGAAGGTCGTCAAGCTTACCTTCGCCAAGGGCGCGTCGCTGAAGGATCCGGCGCCGCTCTTCAATTCCAGCCTCGACGGCAATGTACGCCGCGCGATCGATATCCACGAAGGAGAAGAAATCGACGAATCTGCTTTCAAGGCGCTCGTCCGCCAGGCGATTGCTCTCAACAGTGCAGGCAAGGCGAATCCTTCGAAGAAAGCGAAATCTTAA
- a CDS encoding VOC family protein — MFDHVKFGVSDYAASKTFFLKALEPLGIAVVSEGPPAYGVELCRPEDKTSLCLFQTEERPAHLHLAFMAETRRQVEAFYHAALEAGGKDNGAPGLRPHYHANYYAAFVIGPDGHNIEVVCQGPEA; from the coding sequence ATGTTTGACCATGTCAAATTCGGCGTCAGCGACTATGCAGCGAGCAAAACGTTCTTCCTCAAGGCACTCGAGCCGCTCGGCATAGCTGTTGTCTCGGAGGGACCGCCGGCCTACGGTGTCGAGCTTTGTCGCCCAGAGGACAAGACTTCATTGTGCCTGTTTCAAACCGAGGAGCGGCCGGCGCATCTTCACTTGGCGTTCATGGCCGAGACTCGCAGGCAAGTCGAAGCTTTCTATCACGCGGCTCTGGAAGCGGGTGGTAAAGACAATGGCGCCCCTGGCCTGCGCCCGCACTACCACGCCAACTACTATGCAGCTTTTGTCATTGGTCCGGACGGGCATAATATCGAAGTGGTTTGCCAGGGGCCTGAAGCCTAA
- a CDS encoding VOC family protein — MVSKNTICLWFDGAALDAARFYAETFPDSAVGAVHRAPGDYPAGKEGDVLTVEFTVIGIPCLGLNGGSGIKHSEAFSFQVATDDQAETDRLWNAIVGNGGQENACGWCRDKWGLSWQITPRVLTAAFVDPDRVAAKRAFDAMMTMHKIDIAAIEAAWRG; from the coding sequence ATGGTCAGCAAAAACACGATTTGTCTCTGGTTCGACGGCGCCGCGCTGGACGCCGCCAGGTTCTACGCCGAGACCTTCCCGGACAGTGCAGTGGGAGCAGTCCATCGCGCGCCAGGCGACTATCCCGCGGGTAAGGAGGGCGATGTCCTGACGGTCGAGTTCACTGTGATCGGCATTCCGTGTCTCGGCCTGAATGGCGGATCGGGGATCAAGCACAGCGAAGCATTCTCGTTCCAGGTCGCGACCGACGACCAGGCCGAAACGGATCGCTTGTGGAATGCGATTGTCGGCAACGGCGGCCAGGAGAACGCGTGCGGCTGGTGTCGGGACAAATGGGGCTTGTCGTGGCAGATCACGCCACGGGTCCTGACGGCCGCGTTCGTCGATCCTGATCGTGTTGCGGCCAAGCGTGCGTTCGACGCCATGATGACAATGCACAAAATTGACATTGCGGCGATTGAAGCGGCTTGGCGCGGCTGA
- a CDS encoding DNA polymerase II, with the protein MAQQGFLLTRHWRDTPTGTEVEFWLATDDGPRHIRLSAQESVAFIPAEQRQQADSVLRNERRCELRPLQLTDFHCRPVLGLYLQQHRQLIKLEKQLREAGVDVYEADIRPPERYLMERFITAPVWFAGDANAGGPMLNSYMKPAADYRPQLKLVSLDIETTAHGDLYSVALEGCGQRQVYMLGPPNGDAGGIDFDLEYCDSRPVLLEKLNQWLERHDPDAIIGWNLVQFDLRVLQKHAEQYKIPLRIGRGGSQMEWREHGFKPNHHFASAAGRLIIDGIEALKSAMWNFPSFSLEYVAQDLLGEGKSITNPYQRMAEIDRRFAEDKPALATYNLKDCELVTRIFAKTELLPFLLERAAVTGLPADRSGGSVAAFGHLYLPHMHRQGYVAPNLGEVADASSPGGFVMDSQSGLYDSVVVLDYKSLYPSIIRTFLIDPVGLIEGMRHPAGEDSVPGFRGARFSRSKHSLPAIVSQIWQGREAAKRQRNQPLSQALKIIMNAFCGVLGSTGCRFFDPRLASSITMRGHEIMHKTRELIEAKGYQVIYGDTDSTFVWLKQPHTEQQATQIGNALAQDVNDWWRQHLQQTLGLECALELEFDTHYHRFLMPTIRGTELGSKKRYAGLIVNADGVEEMVYKGLETVRSDWTPLAKQFQQQLYQHIFKREPYQSYVRDYVSRTLHGEFDDLLVYRKRLRRPLEAYQRNVPPHVRAARMADEFNQAQGRPLQYQNGGWISYVITTAGPEPLETQRSAIDYDHYLSRQLQPLADAILPFLDDSFAALVGGQKELF; encoded by the coding sequence GTGGCACAACAAGGTTTTCTTCTGACCAGACACTGGCGCGATACTCCCACTGGCACGGAAGTCGAGTTCTGGCTGGCGACCGACGACGGTCCGCGGCACATTCGCCTGTCCGCGCAGGAATCGGTGGCATTCATTCCGGCCGAACAGCGGCAGCAGGCCGACAGCGTGCTGCGCAACGAACGCCGCTGCGAGCTGCGCCCGCTGCAGCTGACTGACTTCCATTGCCGTCCGGTGCTAGGCCTGTATCTGCAGCAGCACCGCCAGCTGATCAAGCTGGAGAAACAGTTGCGGGAAGCCGGCGTCGATGTCTACGAAGCCGATATCCGTCCGCCGGAACGCTATCTGATGGAGCGCTTCATCACCGCACCGGTCTGGTTTGCCGGCGATGCGAACGCCGGCGGGCCGATGCTCAACAGTTACATGAAGCCGGCGGCTGATTATCGTCCGCAGCTGAAGCTGGTCTCGCTCGATATAGAAACCACCGCGCACGGCGACTTGTACTCGGTCGCCCTGGAAGGCTGCGGCCAGCGCCAGGTCTACATGCTGGGGCCGCCCAACGGCGATGCCGGCGGGATCGACTTTGACCTGGAGTATTGCGACAGCCGCCCTGTTCTTTTGGAAAAGTTGAACCAATGGCTGGAGCGGCACGACCCCGACGCCATCATCGGCTGGAATCTGGTGCAGTTCGACCTGCGCGTCCTGCAAAAGCATGCCGAGCAATACAAGATACCGTTGCGCATCGGCCGCGGCGGCAGCCAGATGGAGTGGCGCGAGCATGGTTTCAAACCGAACCATCATTTCGCCTCAGCCGCCGGGCGCCTGATCATCGACGGCATCGAAGCGCTGAAATCAGCGATGTGGAATTTTCCCTCCTTCAGCCTGGAATATGTCGCCCAGGATTTACTGGGCGAAGGCAAGTCCATCACCAATCCCTACCAGCGCATGGCGGAAATCGACCGCCGTTTCGCCGAAGACAAGCCGGCGCTAGCGACCTACAACCTGAAAGATTGCGAGCTGGTGACGCGCATCTTCGCCAAGACTGAGCTGCTGCCCTTCCTGCTGGAGCGCGCCGCTGTCACCGGCTTGCCGGCCGACCGCAGCGGCGGTTCGGTGGCCGCCTTCGGCCACCTGTATCTGCCGCATATGCACCGCCAGGGCTATGTTGCCCCCAACCTGGGCGAGGTCGCGGACGCATCCAGTCCGGGCGGCTTTGTGATGGATTCGCAATCGGGACTGTACGATTCGGTCGTGGTGCTGGATTACAAAAGTCTTTACCCCTCCATCATCCGCACCTTCCTGATCGATCCGGTCGGCCTGATCGAAGGCATGCGCCATCCTGCCGGCGAGGATTCCGTGCCGGGCTTCCGCGGCGCCCGCTTCTCGCGCAGCAAGCACAGCCTGCCGGCGATTGTCAGCCAGATCTGGCAAGGGCGCGAAGCGGCAAAGCGCCAGCGTAACCAGCCGCTGTCGCAAGCCCTGAAGATCATCATGAATGCCTTCTGCGGCGTGCTGGGATCGACCGGCTGCCGCTTCTTCGATCCGCGCCTGGCGTCGTCGATCACCATGCGCGGTCATGAAATCATGCACAAGACGCGCGAGCTGATCGAAGCCAAGGGTTACCAGGTGATCTACGGCGACACCGATTCCACCTTCGTCTGGTTGAAACAGCCGCATACGGAGCAGCAAGCGACGCAGATCGGCAATGCGCTGGCGCAAGACGTCAACGACTGGTGGCGTCAGCATCTGCAGCAAACCCTGGGTCTCGAATGCGCGCTGGAACTGGAGTTCGACACCCACTACCATCGCTTCCTGATGCCCACCATCCGCGGCACCGAACTGGGTAGCAAGAAGCGCTACGCCGGCCTGATCGTCAATGCCGACGGCGTGGAAGAGATGGTGTACAAGGGGTTGGAGACGGTACGCTCCGACTGGACGCCATTGGCCAAACAATTCCAGCAGCAGCTGTACCAACATATCTTCAAGCGCGAACCCTACCAGTCTTATGTGCGCGACTACGTCAGCCGGACGCTGCACGGAGAATTCGACGACTTGCTGGTCTACCGCAAACGGCTGCGGCGGCCACTCGAAGCCTACCAGCGCAACGTACCGCCGCATGTGCGCGCCGCCCGCATGGCTGACGAATTCAACCAGGCGCAAGGCCGGCCGCTGCAGTACCAGAACGGCGGCTGGATCAGTTACGTGATAACCACGGCCGGCCCCGAGCCGCTGGAAACGCAGCGCTCGGCGATTGATTACGATCATTATCTGAGTCGCCAGCTACAGCCGCTGGCGGATGCGATCTTGCCGTTTCTGGACGATAGTTTTGCGGCGCTGGTGGGCGGCCAGAAAGAACTGTTTTGA
- a CDS encoding MarR family winged helix-turn-helix transcriptional regulator produces METSKHQLPTASIPPELLGPESLLLDNQLCFALYSASLTMTKIYTPLLQKMGLTYPQYLVLLTLWERDEVTVSTLGERLFLDSGTLTPLLKRLESSGFLRRQRAVHDERQVIVSLTAAGRNLRNEAQAIPLHVSCSVGCSLDEVKMLTLELQRLRAAMAGNIG; encoded by the coding sequence ATGGAAACCAGCAAACACCAACTGCCGACTGCAAGCATCCCGCCTGAATTACTCGGCCCGGAAAGCCTGCTGCTGGACAACCAGCTGTGTTTTGCTTTGTATTCGGCATCGCTGACCATGACCAAGATCTACACGCCGCTGCTGCAAAAAATGGGCCTGACCTATCCGCAGTATCTGGTGCTGCTGACCTTGTGGGAGCGCGATGAAGTCACGGTGTCTACCCTGGGCGAACGCCTGTTTCTGGATTCTGGCACCTTGACGCCCTTGCTCAAGCGCCTGGAAAGCAGCGGCTTTTTACGCCGCCAGCGGGCGGTGCATGATGAGCGCCAGGTGATCGTCAGCCTGACCGCGGCCGGCCGCAATCTGCGCAATGAAGCGCAAGCGATACCGCTGCACGTGAGTTGCAGCGTCGGTTGTTCGCTGGATGAAGTGAAGATGCTGACCCTGGAGCTGCAGCGCTTGCGCGCAGCGATGGCGGGCAACATCGGGTAA
- a CDS encoding organic hydroperoxide resistance protein has protein sequence MSVEKVLYRAQATATGGRDGRAVSSDNVLDVKLTTPKELGGAGGVGTNPEQLFAAGYSACFIGAMKFVASQEKISLPADVAITGLVGIGQIPGGFGIEVELQISLPGMEAGAAEDLVNKAHKVCPYSNATRGNIDVTLTLV, from the coding sequence ATGTCAGTCGAAAAAGTTCTGTACCGCGCCCAAGCCACTGCAACCGGAGGCCGCGACGGCCGCGCTGTCTCATCGGACAACGTGCTGGACGTCAAGTTGACCACGCCGAAAGAACTGGGCGGCGCCGGCGGCGTAGGCACCAATCCTGAGCAATTGTTCGCAGCCGGTTATTCGGCTTGCTTCATCGGCGCCATGAAATTCGTCGCTTCGCAAGAAAAAATCAGCTTGCCTGCCGACGTGGCGATCACCGGCCTGGTCGGCATCGGCCAGATTCCAGGCGGCTTCGGCATCGAAGTCGAACTGCAGATTTCCCTGCCAGGCATGGAAGCCGGCGCGGCGGAAGACCTGGTGAACAAGGCGCACAAGGTTTGCCCTTATTCCAACGCCACCCGCGGCAATATCGACGTTACCCTGACCCTGGTGTAA
- a CDS encoding VF_A0006 family four-cysteine protein yields the protein MLAACPSSLQRKPGASALLRKFSARTNAAPLAQALHEKLIILQSCPTADIYTLSFPTFATDEQPMKYSTYVFLAMMAFSAAPAMAFDSQQYDECVLQYLRNAKSGQASDMIVNACRKLYKEGAFLQSDERTYQACLLQNLPGVENDQAAQYIAAACQRRSQQ from the coding sequence ATGCTTGCCGCATGTCCGTCCAGCTTACAACGCAAACCCGGCGCCAGTGCATTGTTGCGCAAGTTCTCCGCCCGGACAAACGCCGCGCCCCTAGCTCAGGCTCTTCATGAAAAATTAATCATATTGCAGTCGTGTCCGACTGCCGATATATATACTCTAAGCTTCCCGACTTTTGCGACTGACGAGCAGCCTATGAAATATTCGACATATGTGTTCTTGGCCATGATGGCGTTTTCAGCAGCGCCCGCAATGGCGTTCGATAGCCAGCAATATGACGAATGCGTGCTGCAGTATCTGCGAAATGCAAAATCCGGCCAGGCCTCGGATATGATTGTCAACGCCTGTCGCAAGCTGTACAAAGAAGGCGCTTTCCTGCAGAGCGACGAAAGAACCTATCAAGCTTGCCTGCTGCAAAACCTGCCCGGCGTGGAAAACGACCAGGCTGCCCAATACATCGCGGCAGCCTGTCAAAGACGTAGTCAGCAGTAA